TATCCACTTCTTCCTGCTGTTGCGACGACGCCTCCTGCAGCACCAGACGATCAGGCAGGTGAGCAGTATCAGCACCACGAGCAAACCGGCGACGATCAGGACGAACACCAATATCGATCCTCCCAGAGAGCAGTGACGTGTCTCGTAGTCGACGAAGCTCGTCGACACGCCATTCACCTCGCCGTCGGTGCACAGGAAGGTCTCCGGTGTCTCGTTGATTGTCTCCTGCGGCGACAACGTAGGCGGCAACGCCGAGTTCTGTCTGGTGTAGAATCTCGAATAGACGTTCGTGTAATTCAGAATGTTGTTCTTCCAAATGGGCAGCATCTGACAGTCGCACGGCTGGTCCACCAAGAGGTTGTCGAGCTCCAGCCGGAAGCTGCTGCGGTCGAATATCATCGAGCCCTCCTCGAAGCTCGACACGCTGTTGTTCTTGAAGATCAGGTCGTGCAGCGAGCCAGCCGGCGTGCGGCCTTCCGGGTCCGCGCGGATGCCCAAGAACGCACCTGCAAGTCAAAGTGTTGAAGTGATTTTTAGGAATGTTTCTTGGTACTTTTTAGGAGGTATAGGGGTTCTGATTTGAAGAGTTGCTCTGATAGATACTTTGCGTTGAAAGTGTAAGGCTTTGAGACTCGAGGATATAGCGAGTGACATACTCTATAGGTCTCCATGGAGAAGGTTTTATAAAGGACACTAAAGATAAGACGAAGTAGGAGCTGCACAGCTTCCAACAATTTTGAAAGCAGGACCAAGTGACCGCATACAGTTCAAGCTACCCACCTACGCCAAGGTTCCCGAAGGTGTTGTTCTTCACGATCACCGCACCCCTCGCGGTCACGTCGAAAGCCTCGCTCTCCAGACTCTCCACCACGCAGTTCTGAATGGCCACCGTTCGGGGACTCCTCACAATAAAGGCGTCGCTCCTCACAGTGCCCATTTTCACTCCGTCCAGCATGAACTTGTGGTACACCTCGATGTCGTTCATCGTTCTGCTGGGCACCTGGTCGCCAAAGCTCCCGCCTATCACGTGCAGGTAGCCCACGTCGAATTTCTTGAAGGCCTGGGCCTCCATGCTCTCGATCTGACAGTTCTCCAGCCTGAGGGTGTCCGTTTGGACTAGATTCGCGAACGAGAACGCGCTCAGCTGGCCGATCTTGACGTTCTTGAAGCTGATGGCTTCGACGTCCCCGCGGAAGACGAAGCTGGGCATCGAGTCGATGCTGCTGTTCGTTACGGTTATCCGCGTGCGCTGGCTGCGGGGCGAGAGCTCGAAACTCTGCCTGACCAGGCTCAGGTTCGCCACGTTAATCAGATCAACGGAACGCAGCTCGTCCATGGAGGCTAAACTCGAGTTCGCCAGGACCACGGACGAACAGTTGCTCACCATTATCCTGCTCGTGTGCGGGCTCAGTTTTTTGTCACCGTCCGTGGTCAACACCAGCTCCTGAAATTAAATGGATTAGGTCACAAGGTATCGAAGATTCTATCAGTCTTTGGGGCATTCCTTTGTTAGATTCCGAGCGAGAGAAATTAACTGACAACATTGGTTTCTTAGAGAAACTCTTAAaggtttttatttgtacaactACGTCCGCACTGTGGCGGTGAACACTGAATTCGGGTTCTTGAGTTTTACCGGgcttttatataatttgtaggATGAGTGATATTAAGGACAGCGGTCAAAGGAGATTATGATTCAGAAAGGGTACGAAGTACAGGATGAGTGAGGAACTAGGAACCGAGATTAGGATGTTTGGTTGAGGTTGAGTCTATGGTCTTTGTTATGCTTGTGATTAGTTGCGTTGATTATGCAACAGCTTAGAGGAAATTGGGGGATTGTAGTAGGTATTGTAGAGTGGCACATAGTAGTAGAGTTTATTCAGTCACTTCTGGTATAACCTCTCGGTCGTTTCTTCCGGGAGGCTAATAATACAAGGTATAATACAAGACCTGGTTAGGTGAAAATGATAGTAACTTGGAATACGAGCGACGATTAATTAGCTGCTCGATACCATAAATTTCCTTCCTGTGCGTCCTAGACACGGAGAACCCTGCGGTTGATTCAGGGGGCTAATAAAAGGTTGAGTGGGTCTAATCGTTCGTCTAACCGCCCTAATAGTCGTCGTAGCGCGTGCCTCCGGTGTCGCGCGCTCCCTCCAATTAACCCTGTCGCCATTGTTATCGTAATCGAGGGCTCGAGTTTTCCGCAGTCGACCGACGTTTCCCATTTCCGTGAGAAAACGTCGCGACGAAAATCCTTGAACGTTAACGAGACCCAGTCACGGAGCTACTTTGCACCTTTCCTCGACCCCTGTCGTGACATTCCGTCGTTGGTACGCGAGACCTGCACAATTTTCCGTCCTGTTTGGAACCGTGCCGCGACACGTGCTCGCCTCGATAATTTGGCGCGATTGCGATCCAGCGATTCGCATACCACGGTGTCGAGCTAAGCAGCTGCAAAGAATGCCTCTTTTTGCCTATACATCGCGTTTCCATGATAGTAATGCTGTCGCGGATATGCATGACTTGTGCCGCGATTCAAAGTTGGAATCGAGTTCCAAAATCTACGTgagatatacagtcagtctcatacatattcgtaccctctattaaagaagtttgcttaaattaaataataggttcgatgttttcgaataaatgtttcgttataaatatgtacatagacGAACTTTACGTATGTGTagatatataatgaaaaatttatttggaaatcctatcgtttaatttagacaagtTCCTTCAATAAAGATAGGTGCGTGATCGTTGTTGCAATTGCCATCTTGCTAGGAATAAAGCTTTTGTGTGATGGATaggaatagaaataaaattggt
The sequence above is drawn from the Hylaeus volcanicus isolate JK05 chromosome 2, UHH_iyHylVolc1.0_haploid, whole genome shotgun sequence genome and encodes:
- the LOC128885024 gene encoding uncharacterized protein LOC128885024, coding for MGAAKFLLGSAILGLLWSNLLNGALTNSTNRCDYPPCFCDHHGRLTCDCKDDGEELVLTTDGDKKLSPHTSRIMVSNCSSVVLANSSLASMDELRSVDLINVANLSLVRQSFELSPRSQRTRITVTNSSIDSMPSFVFRGDVEAISFKNVKIGQLSAFSFANLVQTDTLRLENCQIESMEAQAFKKFDVGYLHVIGGSFGDQVPSRTMNDIEVYHKFMLDGVKMGTVRSDAFIVRSPRTVAIQNCVVESLESEAFDVTARGAVIVKNNTFGNLGVGAFLGIRADPEGRTPAGSLHDLIFKNNSVSSFEEGSMIFDRSSFRLELDNLLVDQPCDCQMLPIWKNNILNYTNVYSRFYTRQNSALPPTLSPQETINETPETFLCTDGEVNGVSTSFVDYETRHCSLGGSILVFVLIVAGLLVVLILLTCLIVWCCRRRRRNSRKKWISVPTNAPDVVSKKNGVIGREAAASTAPVDSRITMVVPDGRLYRETEFHVIVEKAEPLTTEL